Proteins encoded together in one Bacteroidota bacterium window:
- the vanZ gene encoding VanZ family protein, with product MFIRNTKWALLWAMLIFILCAIPGRDTPFGSIWDILSLDKFIHASLFFIQAVLLIHGLSKQTQLTLFNKNVKISAVMFCVIYGGSLELMQGAFFEDRAADIYDFFANIFGAIAGVLLFERVLNKYKAYFN from the coding sequence ATGTTTATTAGGAACACAAAATGGGCATTGCTATGGGCGATGCTCATTTTTATTTTATGCGCTATTCCGGGAAGGGATACTCCATTTGGTAGTATTTGGGATATTCTCAGTCTTGATAAGTTTATTCATGCTTCACTGTTTTTTATCCAGGCTGTATTATTAATTCATGGTTTAAGCAAGCAAACACAGCTGACTCTGTTTAACAAAAATGTTAAGATTTCAGCTGTGATGTTTTGTGTGATATATGGCGGTAGTCTTGAGTTGATGCAGGGGGCATTTTTTGAGGACCGGGCGGCGGATATTTATGATTTTTTTGCGAATATTTTTGGAGCCATAGCCGGCGTATTATTGTTTGAAAGGGTGCTAAATAAGTATAAGGCCTATTTCAATTGA
- a CDS encoding four helix bundle protein, with amino-acid sequence MQYVRSFRELEVYKLSRQLSREIFEISKNFPKEEMYSLTDQIRRSSRSVGAQIAECWAKRKYEKHFVSKLTDADGEQQETQHWIETALDCSYISVEIAEDLLKNYASVGKMINSMISKAESFCNPSLLTNHRLPNTL; translated from the coding sequence ATGCAATACGTAAGAAGTTTTAGAGAATTGGAAGTCTATAAACTTTCGCGGCAGTTATCGAGAGAAATTTTCGAGATTTCGAAAAACTTTCCCAAAGAAGAAATGTATTCGCTTACTGACCAGATCAGAAGGTCATCGCGGTCGGTGGGAGCTCAAATTGCAGAATGTTGGGCAAAAAGAAAATACGAAAAACATTTTGTAAGCAAATTAACTGATGCAGATGGGGAACAACAGGAGACTCAACATTGGATTGAAACAGCATTAGATTGTTCATACATTTCTGTGGAAATTGCCGAAGATCTGCTGAAAAATTACGCTTCAGTTGGAAAAATGATTAATTCTATGATCAGCAAAGCAGAGTCTTTTTGCAACCCCTCACTGCTTACCAACCACCGATTACCGAATACCTTATAA